From one Lycium ferocissimum isolate CSIRO_LF1 chromosome 5, AGI_CSIRO_Lferr_CH_V1, whole genome shotgun sequence genomic stretch:
- the LOC132055221 gene encoding large ribosomal subunit protein uL22y-like, protein MVKYSKEPDNPTKSCKSRGSSLRVHFKNTRETAHALRKMPLDKAKRYLEDVLAHKQAIPFTRFCRGVGRTAQAKNRHSNGQGRWPVKSAGFILDLLKNAESNAEVKGLDVDSLFISHIQVNEAQKQRRRTYRAHGRINPYMSHPCHIELTLSEKEESVKKEPETQLASRKTKA, encoded by the exons ATG GTGAAGTATTCAAAGGAACCCGATAACCCCACCAAAT CTTGCAAATCCAGGGGTTCAAGTCTCAGAGTTCATTTCAAG AATACACGAGAGACAGCACATGCACTTAGGAAGATGCCGTTGGACAAGGCCAAGAGATACCTTGAGGATGTTCTTGCCCACAAACAAGCCATCCCGTTCACACGCTTTTGTCGTGGGGTTGGTCGTACTGCTCAGGCAAAGAATCGCCATTCAAATGGTCAAGGACGTTGGCCTGTGAAATCTGCAGGGTTTATTCTAGATTTACTCAAAAATGCTGAGAGCAATGCTGAG GTTAAAGGCTTGGATGTGGATTCACTTTTCATTTCTCACATCCAAGTAAATGAAGCACAAAAACAGAGGCGCCGCACGTACCGAGCTCATGGACGAATCAACC CCTATATGTCTCACCCTTGCCATATTGAGTTGACATTGTCTGAGAAGGAAGAGTCCGTCAAGAAGGAG CCGGAGACTCAGTTGGCTTCTAGAAAGACAAAGGCGTAA
- the LOC132055222 gene encoding large ribosomal subunit protein uL22y: MVKYSKEPDNPTKSCKSRGSSLRVHFKNTRETAHALRKMPLDKAKRYLEDVLAHKQAIPFTRFCRGVGRTAQAKNRHSNGQGRWPVKSAGFILDLLKNAESNAEVKGLDVDSLFISHIQVNQAQKQRRRTYRAHGRINPYMSHPCHIELTLSEKEESVKKEPESQLASRKAKA; encoded by the exons ATG GTTAAGTATTCCAAGGAACCCGATAACCCCACCAAAT cttGCAAATCCAGGGGTTCAAGTCTCCGAGTTCATTTTAAG AATACACGAGAGACAGCGCATGCACTTAGGAAGATGCCGTTGGACAAGGCCAAGAGATACCTTGAAGATGTTCTTGCCCACAAACAAGCCATTCCCTTCACACGCTTTTGTCGTGGGGTTGGTCGTACTGCTCAGGCGAAGAATCGCCATTCAAATGGTCAAGGACGCTGGCCTGTTAAATCTGCAGGGTTTATTCTAGATTTACTCAAGAATGCTGAGAGCAACGCTGAG GTTAAAGGGTTGGATGTGGATTCACTTTTCATTTCTCACATCCAAGTAAATCAAGCACAAAAACAGAGGCGCCGCACATACCGAGCACACGGAAGAATTAACC CCTATATGTCTCACCCCTGCCATATTGAGTTGACATTGTCTGAGAAGGAAGAGTCCGTCAAGAAGGAG CCTGAGAGTCAGTTGGCTTCTAGAAAGGCAAAGGCGTGA
- the LOC132055223 gene encoding SWI/SNF complex component SNF12 homolog, which translates to MNNNNPVKNVSLANLVSQSMPINHNQPPPPHHFSQSPAQRGSPYPGHFQLSESQTQRSNAQFQSQAQAFSHYITSGVNTNAGGVSSTANSTPNTASGGGNRKVLHRPPSRTGGSSSHGQATASPLKTIELTPAVRRKKRKVSDKLIPDKVAAVLPESALYSNLLELEARVDATLFRKKIDMLESLKNPPRIQKTLRIYVFNTFANQTPDSVEPASWSLKILGRILGGGPDPSRSEMEQKSVVSYPKFSAFFKKITVYLDQNLYPDNHVILWDSSRSPALHEGYEIKRKGDKEFTAIIRLEMNYMPEKFKLSPALQEVLGIEVETRARVLAALWYYVKTRKLQISDDTSSFTCDAPLKKVFGEEKLKFAQVSQKITQHLTAPQPIHLEHRIKLSGNSPAGNTCYDVLVDVPLTLQKEMSSFLSSLEKNKEIDAYDETISNAIKKIHEHQRRRAFFLGFSQSPADFINALVASQARDLKLVSDDSTRVSEMEKRSEFYNQPWTEDAVIHYLNRKQVSGTDHSARK; encoded by the exons ATGAATAATAACAATCCAGTTAAGAACGTCAGTTTAGCAAACTTAGTTTCTCAATCTATGCCCATAAACCAcaatcaaccaccaccaccacatcACTTCTCTCAATCACCAGCACAACGTGGTTCACCCTACCCTGGCCATTTTCAattatccgaatcacaaacccAACGTTCTAATGCTCAATTCCAAAGCCAAGCTCAAGCCTTTAGCCATTACATCACTTCAGGTGTTAACACCAATGCTGGTGGTGTCTCATCAACCGCTAATTCTACACCCAACACAGCCTCTGGTGGTGGTAATAGAAAAGTGCTGCATCGACCGCCTTCTCGAACCGGTGGTTCATCTAGCCATGGTCAAGCTACTGCTTCACCTTTAAAGACCATAGAACTAACCCCGGCTGTGAGAAGGAAAAAGCGTAAAGTTTCTGATAAGCTTATACCTGATAAAGTGGCTGCGGTGTTGCCCGAGTCAGCACTTTACTCTAATTTGCTTGAACTCGAGGCTCGTGTAGATGCTACTCTTTTTAGAAAGAAGATTGATATGTTGGAATCCCTTAAGAATCCTCCGCGTATCCAGAAAACCCTGAGAATTTATGTGTTCAATACTTTTGCTAATCAGACACCAGATAGTGTTGAGCCAGCTTCATGGTCTCTTAAGATTCTTGGGAGGATTTTGGGGGGTGGGCCGGATCCTTCTAGGTCGGAAATGGAGCAGAAATCGGTCGTTTCTTACCCAAAGTTTTCAgctttcttcaaaaaaattactGTTTACTTGGATCAGAATCTATATCCTGATAACCATGTAATCTTGTGGGATAGTTCTCGATCACCAGCGCTTCATGAGGGTTATGAGATTAAGAGGAAAGGGGATAAGGAGTTTACTGCTATCATCAGGCTGGAAATGAATTATATGCCTGAGAAATTTAAACTTTCACCAGCTTTGCAAGAGGTTCTTGGTATTGAGGTTGAGACACGAGCTAGAGTTTTAGCTGCTTTATGGTACTATGTAAAAACTAGGAAGCTACAGATATCTGATGACACCTCCTCGTTCACTTGTGATGCTCCTCTAAAGAAGGTTTTTGGAGAAGAAAAGCTGAAATTTGCCCAGGTTTCCCAAAAGATTACTCAACATTTAACTGCCCCTCAACCTATTCATTTGGAGCACAGGATTAAGCTATCTGGAAATAGCCCAGCTGGGAACACTTGTTATGATGTACTGGTTGATGTTCCCTTGACATTGCAGAAGGAAATGTCCTCTTTCTTATCTAGTTTAGAGAAGAACAAGGAAATTGATGCATATGATGAAACTATTTCCAACGCTATAAAGAAAATCCATGAACATCAAAGAAGGCGAGCTTTCTTTCTGGGATTTAGTCAGTCGCCTGCCGATTTTATTAATGCGTTAGTTGCATCTCAAGCCAGGGATCTTAAGCTTGTTTCTGATGATTCCACCCGTGTTTCAGAAATGGAGAAACGTTCTGAATTCTACAATCAGCCTTG GACTGAAGATGCCGTCATTCACTACTTGAACCGCAAACAGGTTTCTGGTACTGACCATTCTGCAAGAAAATAG